Proteins encoded in a region of the Polyangium spumosum genome:
- a CDS encoding cysteine desulfurase family protein produces MHAEDPIYLDYNASTPLLPEVVDAMLPWLRGGFGNPSSSHVYGRRARAAIEAARAEVAALIGCAPEELVFTSGGTEANNLAIRGVAEALPDRPQIITSNIEHPATMRCCVELSKRKNRVSIVRADAEGRVRAEDVARELSDATGVITVIHANNETGVLQPIEEITRAAWRAGAVVHTDAAQSVGKVPIHVATLGVDLLSIAGHKLYAPKGVGALFIRKDMPIAPFMVGAGHERGIRPGTENVPAIVGLGVAAARAARDLEEEGARVKVLRDKLFVLLRERVPGLLLNGHADKRLPNTLNVRFPRVSGTALLAEAAEVAASTGSACHDGHEAASSVILAMGVKPEEALGSVRLTLGRGTTEAESTRAAEALAAAWRKLAR; encoded by the coding sequence GTGCACGCCGAAGACCCGATCTACCTCGACTACAACGCGTCGACGCCGCTCCTGCCCGAGGTCGTCGACGCCATGTTGCCCTGGCTGCGAGGCGGGTTCGGCAATCCCTCGAGCAGCCACGTCTACGGCAGGCGCGCGCGGGCCGCGATCGAGGCGGCGCGGGCCGAGGTCGCCGCGCTCATCGGGTGCGCGCCGGAGGAGCTCGTCTTCACGTCGGGCGGGACCGAGGCGAACAACCTGGCGATCCGAGGCGTGGCCGAGGCGCTGCCCGATCGGCCCCAGATCATCACGTCGAACATCGAGCACCCGGCGACGATGAGGTGCTGCGTCGAGCTCTCGAAACGAAAGAATCGCGTCTCCATCGTGCGCGCGGACGCCGAGGGGCGCGTGCGCGCCGAGGACGTCGCGCGCGAGCTCTCGGACGCGACGGGCGTGATCACGGTGATACACGCGAACAACGAGACGGGCGTGCTCCAGCCGATCGAGGAGATCACGCGCGCGGCGTGGCGCGCGGGCGCGGTCGTGCACACGGACGCGGCGCAATCCGTGGGCAAGGTGCCGATCCACGTGGCGACGCTCGGGGTGGATCTCCTGTCGATCGCGGGGCACAAGCTCTACGCGCCGAAAGGCGTGGGGGCGCTGTTCATCCGGAAAGACATGCCGATCGCGCCGTTCATGGTCGGCGCGGGGCACGAGCGGGGGATCCGGCCCGGGACGGAGAACGTGCCGGCGATCGTGGGGCTCGGGGTCGCCGCGGCGCGGGCGGCGCGGGACCTCGAGGAGGAGGGCGCGCGGGTGAAGGTTTTACGGGACAAGCTGTTTGTCCTGCTCCGGGAGCGCGTGCCGGGGCTCTTGCTGAATGGCCACGCGGACAAACGTTTGCCGAACACGCTGAACGTGCGGTTCCCGCGGGTGAGCGGGACGGCGCTGCTCGCGGAGGCCGCGGAGGTGGCCGCGTCGACGGGCTCGGCGTGTCACGACGGGCACGAGGCGGCGTCGAGCGTCATCCTGGCGATGGGCGTGAAGCCGGAGGAGGCGCTCGGCTCGGTGCGATTGACGCTCGGGCGCGGGACGACGGAGGCGGAGAGCACGCGGGCGGCCGAGGCGCTCGCGGCGGCGTGGAGGAAACTCGCGCGGTAG
- a CDS encoding exopolyphosphatase, with the protein MAEKYRLVTRSDFDGLVCAVLLKKLGILDEIKFVHPKDMQDGKVPVTDRDISTNLPYVEGVHLAFDHHASETQRVGKRENHIIDPHAPSAARVVWRHYGGKERFADIPDDMMEAVDKADAAQFSRDEILSPKGWVLLNYLMDARTGLGRFRQFRISNYDLMMRLIDACLEHSVEEILEMPDVKERVDMYFEHEARFKEQIQRCSTVHKNLVVLDLRNEETIWAGNRFMIYALHPACNISIHVMWGLKKQNTVLATGKSILDRSSKTNVGSLMLEYGGGGHEAAGTCQIDNDKSDEVLRTLITRINADG; encoded by the coding sequence ATGGCGGAAAAGTACCGGCTGGTGACGCGGAGCGACTTCGACGGCCTCGTCTGCGCCGTCCTCTTGAAGAAGCTCGGCATCCTCGACGAAATCAAGTTCGTCCACCCGAAGGACATGCAGGACGGCAAGGTCCCCGTCACGGACCGGGACATCTCGACGAACCTCCCGTACGTCGAGGGGGTGCACCTCGCCTTCGATCACCACGCCAGCGAGACGCAGCGGGTCGGCAAGCGCGAAAACCACATCATCGACCCGCACGCCCCCTCGGCGGCCCGCGTCGTGTGGCGCCATTACGGCGGCAAGGAGCGGTTCGCGGACATCCCCGACGACATGATGGAGGCCGTCGACAAGGCCGACGCGGCGCAGTTCTCCCGGGACGAGATCCTCTCGCCGAAGGGGTGGGTGCTGCTCAACTACCTCATGGACGCGCGCACGGGCCTCGGCCGATTCCGACAGTTCCGCATCTCGAACTACGACCTCATGATGCGCCTCATCGACGCTTGCCTCGAGCATTCCGTCGAAGAGATCCTCGAGATGCCCGACGTCAAGGAGCGCGTCGACATGTATTTCGAGCACGAGGCGCGCTTCAAGGAGCAGATCCAGCGCTGCTCCACCGTGCACAAAAACCTCGTCGTGCTCGACCTGCGGAACGAGGAGACGATCTGGGCGGGCAACCGCTTCATGATCTACGCGCTCCACCCCGCGTGCAACATCTCGATCCACGTGATGTGGGGGCTCAAGAAGCAGAACACCGTGCTCGCCACGGGCAAATCGATCCTCGACCGGAGCAGCAAGACCAACGTCGGCTCGCTCATGCTCGAATACGGCGGCGGCGGGCACGAGGCGGCCGGCACCTGCCAGATCGACAACGACAAGTCCGACGAGGTCCTCCGGACCCTCATCACCCGGATCAACGCCGACGGCTGA
- a CDS encoding TlpA family protein disulfide reductase: MPAAETSDGKLRSWVFAGLLGLGALAGLSLMPRVVGGGSPFEGKPAPDAVFSVAANGDPGARMQIEQLKGHPVVLDFWATWCGPCAAQAPILDRIARRYEKQGLIVLGVNAHDPPARAKSYAEKKGLSYPIVIDAGQEAAQAYDVTNLPSLVVIDREGKVVRYLTGLVDEASLDEIIAATL, encoded by the coding sequence ATGCCTGCCGCCGAGACCTCCGACGGGAAGCTCCGATCCTGGGTGTTTGCTGGCCTCCTCGGCCTGGGCGCGCTCGCGGGTCTGTCGCTCATGCCCCGGGTCGTGGGCGGCGGCAGCCCGTTCGAGGGCAAGCCGGCGCCGGACGCGGTCTTTTCGGTCGCGGCGAACGGCGATCCCGGGGCGCGTATGCAGATCGAGCAGCTCAAGGGGCACCCGGTGGTCCTGGATTTCTGGGCGACCTGGTGTGGCCCTTGCGCCGCGCAGGCGCCGATCCTCGATCGGATCGCGCGTCGTTACGAGAAGCAGGGCCTCATCGTGCTCGGCGTCAACGCCCACGACCCGCCGGCCAGGGCCAAGAGTTACGCGGAAAAGAAGGGATTATCGTATCCCATCGTCATCGACGCGGGCCAGGAGGCGGCGCAGGCCTACGACGTGACCAACCTGCCGAGCCTCGTGGTGATCGATCGCGAGGGGAAGGTCGTCCGGTACCTGACGGGGCTCGTCGACGAAGCGTCGCTCGACGAGATCATCGCGGCGACGCTGTAG
- a CDS encoding acyltransferase family protein, producing MSSPAPEQNPLRRATIPHLPALDGLRGLAVLGVLLFHDGRLDGGYLGVDLFFVLSGYLIHSLLLAEWSKTGTIDLKAFWVRRARRLFPALLALLPVVAAYAYWLARPEELDRIRKDGLATLAYVANWRAIFSGRSYWDMFQAPSPLEHTWSLAIEEQFYVVWPLLAFGVLHLARGSRRVMLAVALGLALLSGAAMVWLGTRADTARAYMGTDTRGVAILLGAALACLMAERGPSKDPRVVRALDGLGVLAAAALAFAWVKLDGQNPLLYRGGFFATELCVLVLITCAAHGERSLVARALSFRPLAWVGLVSYGLYLFHWPIYVVLRPERLGLSGLLSSALRYVATFGVTLVSYHFLEQPIRKRGAPLGRPALSLSSSVALCVGALVVGTQHRAVMRIGLQLLPWPAPENAVKILVVGDSAAQSLGERMHAVQSGTGTIVFEKGTPDCSIMEGRRPARSLTNVPHAGGPCDARWASDADELHPDVTLVLLGGGFYARVELDGRWQRICDPAWDAAYAEVLGDQLVKLAGKTQRLYVARIPPPVGGWDKPELAGQVACFNRLIEKAAERDKRIHVLDLAGRLCPGGVCTLVNEGEPIRPDGMHFGGPGAKEIARWVIEQVKQPR from the coding sequence GTGAGCTCGCCTGCACCCGAACAGAATCCGCTCCGTCGCGCCACCATCCCGCATTTGCCCGCGCTCGACGGGCTGCGAGGGCTCGCCGTGCTCGGCGTGCTCCTCTTCCACGATGGCAGGCTCGACGGCGGTTATCTCGGCGTCGACCTGTTCTTCGTCCTGTCGGGATATCTCATCCACTCGCTCTTGCTCGCGGAGTGGAGCAAGACGGGGACGATCGATCTCAAGGCTTTCTGGGTGCGCCGCGCGCGCCGCCTTTTCCCGGCGCTCCTCGCGCTCCTGCCCGTGGTCGCGGCCTACGCGTACTGGCTCGCCAGGCCGGAGGAGCTCGATCGGATCCGCAAGGACGGCCTCGCCACGCTGGCGTACGTGGCGAACTGGCGCGCGATTTTTTCGGGGCGGAGCTACTGGGACATGTTCCAGGCCCCGTCGCCGCTCGAGCACACCTGGAGCCTCGCGATCGAGGAGCAATTCTACGTCGTCTGGCCGCTCCTCGCGTTCGGGGTCCTTCATCTCGCGCGGGGCTCGCGGCGCGTGATGCTCGCCGTCGCGCTCGGCCTCGCCCTGCTCTCGGGCGCGGCCATGGTTTGGCTGGGCACGCGGGCGGACACGGCCCGCGCGTACATGGGCACGGATACACGCGGGGTGGCGATCCTGCTCGGCGCCGCGCTCGCGTGCCTGATGGCCGAGCGGGGGCCGTCGAAGGATCCGCGCGTCGTCCGGGCGCTCGACGGGCTCGGCGTTCTCGCGGCGGCGGCCCTCGCGTTCGCGTGGGTGAAGCTCGACGGGCAAAACCCGCTGCTCTACCGCGGAGGTTTTTTCGCCACCGAGCTCTGCGTGCTCGTGCTCATCACGTGCGCGGCGCACGGCGAGAGGAGCCTCGTCGCGCGCGCGCTCTCGTTCCGCCCGCTGGCCTGGGTGGGGCTCGTGAGTTACGGGCTCTACCTCTTTCACTGGCCGATCTACGTGGTGCTGCGGCCGGAGCGGCTGGGTTTGTCGGGGCTGCTTTCGTCGGCCTTGCGGTACGTGGCGACGTTCGGGGTGACGCTCGTGTCGTACCATTTCCTCGAGCAGCCGATCCGCAAGCGTGGCGCGCCGCTCGGGCGGCCGGCGCTCTCGCTCTCGTCGTCGGTGGCGCTTTGCGTCGGGGCGCTGGTGGTCGGGACGCAGCATCGAGCGGTGATGCGGATCGGGCTGCAGCTCTTGCCCTGGCCGGCGCCCGAGAATGCGGTGAAAATCCTGGTGGTCGGCGACTCCGCCGCGCAATCGCTCGGCGAGCGGATGCACGCGGTGCAATCCGGCACGGGGACGATCGTGTTCGAGAAGGGCACGCCCGATTGCAGCATCATGGAAGGCAGGCGGCCGGCGCGGTCGCTCACGAACGTGCCTCACGCGGGAGGGCCCTGCGACGCGCGCTGGGCGAGCGACGCGGACGAGCTCCACCCCGACGTGACGCTCGTGCTGCTCGGCGGCGGTTTTTACGCGCGCGTGGAGCTCGACGGCCGCTGGCAACGTATCTGCGATCCAGCCTGGGACGCGGCGTATGCCGAGGTGCTCGGGGACCAGCTCGTGAAACTCGCCGGCAAGACCCAAAGGCTGTACGTCGCGCGTATCCCCCCACCGGTGGGCGGCTGGGACAAACCGGAGCTCGCAGGGCAGGTCGCCTGTTTCAACCGGCTCATCGAGAAGGCGGCAGAGCGCGACAAACGTATCCACGTGCTCGACCTCGCAGGGAGGTTGTGCCCGGGCGGGGTGTGCACGCTCGTGAATGAAGGCGAGCCGATCCGGCCGGATGGAATGCATTTTGGTGGGCCGGGGGCGAAGGAGATCGCGCGGTGGGTGATCGAGCAGGTCAAGCAGCCGCGATAG
- a CDS encoding class I SAM-dependent methyltransferase — protein MIAALRARATERETPLCNDPFARALAGPGGFEDAARYELGYQHIELFVALRTALFDHETTRWLARGCTQVVVLGAGLDTRAARLGQRGVRFFEVDHPTTQADKLARVYALPGYPSENATYVPCDFAVNDFVERLDSSGFRADLPALLLWEGVTYYLDEAAVRATLRRIAEKLDPRSVIVFDHVGKRMGQGDVRDPSSVAAREGVAEMGEPVVFGVDHALPMLYEEGFRRARCASFDEIALNLTGTYDRARTFRFQHAVVASVAEDVWA, from the coding sequence ATGATCGCGGCCCTCCGAGCGCGCGCGACGGAGCGAGAGACGCCGCTCTGCAACGATCCGTTCGCCCGTGCCCTCGCCGGACCCGGCGGGTTCGAGGACGCAGCGCGTTACGAGCTCGGCTACCAGCACATCGAGCTCTTCGTGGCGCTGCGCACGGCGCTCTTCGACCACGAGACCACGCGGTGGCTCGCGCGAGGGTGCACCCAGGTGGTGGTGCTCGGCGCCGGGCTCGATACACGCGCCGCGCGGCTCGGGCAAAGAGGCGTGCGTTTCTTCGAGGTGGATCACCCGACGACGCAGGCGGACAAACTCGCGCGGGTCTACGCGCTGCCCGGATACCCGTCCGAGAATGCGACGTACGTGCCCTGCGATTTCGCGGTGAACGATTTCGTGGAGCGCCTCGATTCGAGCGGGTTTCGCGCGGACCTGCCGGCGCTCCTGCTCTGGGAGGGCGTGACGTATTACCTCGACGAAGCGGCCGTCCGCGCGACGCTGCGGCGCATCGCGGAGAAGCTCGACCCGCGCTCGGTCATCGTCTTCGATCACGTGGGCAAACGCATGGGCCAAGGCGACGTGCGTGATCCGTCGTCCGTCGCCGCGCGGGAAGGCGTGGCCGAGATGGGCGAGCCCGTCGTGTTCGGCGTCGATCACGCGCTGCCGATGCTCTACGAGGAGGGCTTCCGTCGCGCGCGGTGCGCGTCGTTCGACGAGATCGCGCTGAACCTGACGGGGACGTACGATCGGGCGCGGACGTTCCGGTTCCAGCACGCGGTCGTGGCGAGCGTGGCCGAAGACGTGTGGGCCTGA
- a CDS encoding Rieske 2Fe-2S domain-containing protein, translating into MFESFANVWTPVITARELGKKPRSVKVAGETLALFRDGKGGVGALVDRCPHRGVALSLGQVNADGCLACPFHGWAFQKDGACTKVPLNTISAEKRARFGATAVPVREVGHLVWVFTGPDPAGTEPEPPPALVEPGWHVGYNQEIWKTHWTRAMENMLDMPHLPFIHGKSIGRELKQKMTPDTRLDVRIEPAPFGGRIFSKWDHEPAEVEILEWRKPNAMELHIMDGAKRKMYLHVYCIPIDEGHTKMLVASARTFFGSQVFTWIATRFNNVLGEDRAVLETSSPLEVPPPGEEPSVATDAPTLYFRKYYFRELRGSTTTLVPTGRLVRKADAPQPEAEEAGMPDGAAAVH; encoded by the coding sequence GTGTTCGAGAGCTTCGCCAACGTCTGGACCCCGGTCATCACCGCCAGAGAGCTCGGAAAAAAGCCACGCTCGGTGAAGGTCGCCGGCGAGACGCTCGCCCTCTTCCGCGACGGCAAGGGCGGCGTGGGCGCGCTCGTCGATCGGTGCCCGCACCGGGGCGTCGCGCTCTCGCTCGGCCAGGTCAACGCGGACGGTTGCCTCGCTTGCCCCTTCCACGGCTGGGCATTCCAGAAGGACGGCGCCTGCACGAAGGTCCCACTGAACACGATTTCTGCGGAGAAACGCGCTCGTTTTGGCGCGACGGCCGTGCCCGTGCGGGAGGTCGGCCATCTCGTCTGGGTCTTCACCGGGCCCGACCCCGCCGGCACCGAGCCCGAGCCGCCGCCCGCGCTCGTCGAGCCGGGGTGGCACGTCGGATACAATCAGGAGATCTGGAAGACGCACTGGACGCGGGCCATGGAGAACATGCTCGACATGCCGCACCTGCCGTTCATCCACGGAAAGAGCATCGGCCGGGAGCTCAAGCAAAAGATGACGCCGGATACGCGGCTCGACGTGCGGATCGAGCCGGCGCCCTTCGGCGGCCGGATCTTCTCGAAATGGGACCACGAGCCGGCCGAGGTGGAGATCCTCGAGTGGCGCAAGCCAAACGCGATGGAGCTGCACATCATGGACGGGGCGAAGCGCAAGATGTACCTGCACGTCTATTGCATCCCGATCGACGAGGGCCACACGAAGATGCTCGTCGCCTCGGCGCGGACGTTCTTCGGCTCGCAGGTGTTCACCTGGATCGCGACGAGGTTCAACAACGTCCTCGGCGAGGATCGCGCCGTCCTCGAGACCTCGAGCCCGCTCGAGGTGCCGCCGCCGGGCGAGGAGCCGTCCGTCGCGACCGACGCGCCGACGCTTTATTTCCGCAAGTATTACTTCCGCGAGCTGCGCGGCTCCACGACGACGCTCGTGCCCACGGGCCGGCTCGTCCGCAAGGCCGACGCGCCCCAGCCCGAAGCCGAAGAAGCGGGCATGCCCGACGGTGCGGCGGCCGTCCACTGA
- a CDS encoding TetR/AcrR family transcriptional regulator, whose protein sequence is MGRPAGSRNPDFEATRASLVAAVQRRLSAPDGVRVSFREMAASAGVSVATLRHYFGSREGVIAAVLSHWHERGQRYLLEVATGPLLPVRASLRGFLFYLELGFRSGVGEVHAIGLACGLREPTLGPRYLCEVLDPTLECVEARLARHVARGELRAGDVRQMALALASPPLLALLHQGPLGGTKARPLDWEKFADEHVEAFLRAYGTGHEAPPEPGAEASFGGGPPRRGPGEA, encoded by the coding sequence ATGGGCAGGCCCGCAGGCTCACGCAACCCGGACTTCGAGGCGACCCGCGCGTCGCTGGTCGCCGCCGTGCAGAGGCGGCTCTCGGCGCCCGACGGCGTGCGCGTGAGTTTTCGCGAAATGGCGGCGTCCGCGGGGGTGAGCGTGGCGACGCTGCGGCACTATTTCGGCTCGCGCGAGGGTGTCATCGCGGCCGTGCTCTCGCACTGGCACGAGCGGGGGCAGCGGTACCTCCTGGAGGTCGCGACGGGCCCGCTCCTTCCCGTCCGCGCGTCGCTCCGGGGGTTTTTGTTTTATCTCGAGCTCGGCTTCCGCAGCGGCGTCGGCGAGGTGCACGCGATTGGCCTCGCCTGCGGCCTGCGTGAGCCCACGCTCGGCCCGAGATACCTCTGCGAGGTGCTCGATCCGACGCTCGAATGCGTCGAGGCGCGGCTCGCCCGGCACGTCGCGCGGGGCGAGCTCCGGGCGGGGGACGTGCGGCAAATGGCGCTCGCGCTGGCCTCGCCGCCCCTGCTCGCGCTCCTGCATCAAGGCCCGCTCGGCGGGACGAAGGCGCGCCCGCTCGATTGGGAGAAATTCGCCGACGAGCACGTCGAGGCCTTCCTGCGCGCCTACGGCACGGGCCACGAGGCCCCGCCGGAGCCGGGCGCCGAGGCCTCGTTCGGCGGCGGACCTCCTCGAAGAGGGCCGGGCGAGGCCTGA
- a CDS encoding NAD-dependent epimerase/dehydratase family protein — MIERRSFLLGSLAAAASTTLGCASQAPPPPADPAGAAGPSAPPPPETNQKKSLLILGGTGFVGPAVVEAARARGFSVTLFNRGKTRPELFPDIEKLRGNRDPNKDEGLKALEGRSFDAVIDTSGYVPRIVRASAELLAKNVKQYIFISSISVYKDNSTPNMDETAAVGTISDPTVETMGKEFENYGPLKALCEQAAEKAMPGRVANVRPGYIVGPGDPTDRFTYWPLRVAKGGEMLVPGTPNDPIQVIDVRDLAEWLVKLVAENTTGVFNATGPGAPLTMGGVIEASKKASPKSDVKLTWVPNAWLEKKGKEGGDGIDLPIWAPPEGETAGFHRVNVDRAKKTGLTFRPIDTTVVDLLAWFNGLPPERKDKRRAGLTPEREAELLKAFHEESKKK, encoded by the coding sequence ATGATCGAACGTCGCTCCTTCCTCCTCGGCTCGCTCGCCGCGGCCGCGTCCACGACCCTCGGCTGTGCTTCCCAGGCCCCGCCGCCCCCCGCCGATCCCGCGGGGGCCGCGGGCCCGAGCGCTCCGCCTCCGCCTGAGACGAACCAGAAAAAGAGCCTGCTCATCCTCGGCGGCACGGGGTTCGTCGGGCCCGCCGTGGTCGAGGCGGCGCGGGCGCGCGGGTTCTCGGTCACGCTCTTCAATCGCGGAAAGACCCGCCCCGAGCTCTTCCCCGATATCGAGAAGCTCCGCGGCAACCGCGATCCGAACAAGGACGAGGGCCTCAAGGCCCTGGAAGGCCGCAGCTTCGACGCGGTCATCGACACCTCGGGCTACGTCCCCCGCATCGTCCGCGCCTCGGCCGAGCTGCTCGCGAAGAACGTCAAGCAATACATCTTCATCTCGAGCATCTCGGTCTACAAGGACAACTCCACGCCCAACATGGACGAGACCGCGGCCGTCGGGACCATTTCCGATCCCACGGTGGAGACCATGGGCAAGGAGTTCGAGAATTACGGCCCGTTGAAGGCGCTCTGCGAGCAGGCCGCGGAGAAGGCCATGCCCGGCCGCGTCGCGAACGTGCGGCCCGGGTACATCGTGGGCCCGGGTGATCCGACGGATCGATTCACGTACTGGCCGCTCCGCGTCGCGAAGGGCGGCGAGATGCTCGTCCCCGGCACGCCGAACGATCCCATTCAGGTGATCGACGTCCGCGACCTCGCCGAGTGGCTCGTGAAGCTCGTCGCCGAGAACACGACGGGCGTCTTCAACGCCACGGGCCCCGGCGCGCCGCTCACGATGGGCGGCGTGATCGAGGCGAGCAAGAAGGCCTCGCCGAAGAGCGACGTGAAGCTCACCTGGGTCCCGAACGCGTGGCTCGAAAAGAAGGGCAAGGAGGGCGGCGACGGGATCGATCTGCCGATCTGGGCGCCGCCCGAGGGCGAGACCGCGGGCTTTCACCGCGTGAACGTCGACCGCGCGAAGAAGACGGGCCTCACGTTCCGGCCGATCGACACGACCGTGGTCGATCTCCTCGCCTGGTTCAATGGTTTGCCCCCGGAGCGGAAGGACAAACGCCGCGCGGGGCTCACGCCCGAGCGCGAGGCCGAGCTTTTGAAGGCGTTCCACGAGGAGTCGAAGAAGAAATAA